A genomic region of Prosthecobacter algae contains the following coding sequences:
- a CDS encoding PPC domain-containing protein: MNVRPLLTHLSMLLLGGASLHAAYPEFGTTKPNGAQRGTEMKLTVTGTRLDDFESLIFFSPGFTQKSVEKVEKNKVELTLAIAPNVEPGNHLMRIRTRSGISHARQFFVGPFPNVEEKEPNSEFDTAQAIGFDQTVEGLITNEDVDYFKLTVKKGQRISLEADGLRLGYTVFDPYIAILDKDRFEKAFSDDTILHRQDGYCSFVAEYDGDYYVMVRESSYRGGGNNFYRLHVGSFRRPDVVYPAGGKLGSSTKVRFIDKDGVFEEEVKLPEVQDPGFMIFAKGAEAAPSGNPFRLVPFDNSLEVEPNNEQAKATPVTVGEPVALNGVIETPGDIDYFKIALKKDQQVVVQAFAQSLGSPLDTVIGIYNAKGGRVASNDDGGGRRRLDSKQTVKIPADGEYFVSIADHLERGGANFVYRVELVASQPELTFSSPHYSVNDSHYRQFMAIPKGGRMALLVNFSRNNVGGDFTFDAANLPAGVKLLTELAPKDQPGMPLMFEAAADAPLGHATVPVTLKAVDPNVKVVGALRQEFDIVRQGNVVFYTEIQDKLPVAVVEEAPYSLEIVKPTVPLVNNGILNLKVVSKRKEGFKAPIRVLMVWKPNGISTLGEQTIPEGQNECTFVLDANANTPAGTWKFTVMGEAEAGNGRVYNASPFCEVTTAPAYVNAPAIPLTAVEQGQETVMVAKLETLQPFEGEAEASIVGVPETIPIESAKVNKDTKEVTFKVKTHDKSPVGKQGNLFVRVDVPVPGGTTTHRIALGSTLRIDAPRKVVAKPAAPVVAENKPKEAAKPAAPKPLSRLEQLRQEASGAK, encoded by the coding sequence AGAACAAGGTGGAGCTGACCCTTGCCATCGCGCCGAATGTGGAGCCGGGCAATCACCTGATGCGCATCCGCACTCGCTCGGGCATCTCTCACGCCCGTCAGTTCTTTGTGGGGCCTTTCCCAAATGTGGAGGAAAAGGAGCCTAACTCAGAGTTCGATACCGCTCAGGCGATCGGCTTTGACCAGACGGTGGAAGGTCTCATCACCAATGAAGATGTGGACTACTTCAAGCTGACCGTGAAAAAGGGGCAGCGCATCAGCCTGGAAGCTGATGGTCTGCGCCTCGGCTATACCGTGTTTGATCCCTACATCGCGATTCTCGACAAGGACCGCTTCGAAAAAGCTTTCTCTGATGACACCATCCTGCATCGCCAGGACGGTTACTGCAGCTTCGTCGCTGAATACGATGGTGACTATTACGTGATGGTGCGTGAGTCCTCCTATCGCGGTGGCGGCAACAACTTCTACCGTCTTCACGTGGGCAGCTTCCGTCGTCCGGATGTGGTTTACCCTGCCGGTGGTAAACTGGGCAGCAGCACCAAAGTGCGTTTCATCGACAAAGATGGCGTTTTTGAAGAAGAAGTGAAGCTGCCTGAGGTTCAAGATCCTGGCTTCATGATCTTTGCGAAAGGCGCTGAGGCCGCCCCTTCCGGTAATCCATTCCGTCTGGTGCCTTTCGACAACTCCCTGGAAGTTGAGCCTAACAATGAGCAGGCTAAAGCCACTCCTGTGACCGTCGGGGAACCTGTGGCGCTCAATGGCGTCATTGAAACTCCTGGCGACATTGATTACTTCAAGATTGCTCTGAAAAAAGATCAGCAGGTGGTTGTGCAGGCCTTTGCCCAGAGCCTGGGCTCTCCTCTGGATACCGTCATCGGCATCTACAATGCCAAAGGCGGTCGTGTGGCCTCCAATGACGACGGTGGTGGCCGTCGCCGTCTGGACAGCAAGCAGACGGTCAAAATCCCTGCGGATGGCGAGTACTTCGTCAGCATTGCCGACCACCTGGAGCGTGGCGGAGCCAACTTTGTCTATCGCGTGGAACTGGTGGCCAGCCAGCCTGAGTTGACCTTCTCCTCTCCTCATTATTCGGTGAATGATTCCCACTACCGTCAGTTCATGGCGATCCCCAAGGGCGGCCGTATGGCGCTGTTGGTGAATTTTTCTCGTAACAACGTGGGGGGCGATTTCACCTTTGATGCCGCAAATCTGCCTGCCGGAGTAAAGTTGCTCACGGAACTCGCGCCAAAAGATCAGCCAGGCATGCCATTGATGTTTGAGGCTGCTGCGGATGCACCTCTGGGGCATGCGACGGTGCCAGTGACACTGAAGGCTGTGGATCCGAACGTGAAAGTCGTGGGCGCCCTGCGTCAGGAATTCGACATCGTCCGCCAGGGCAACGTGGTTTTCTACACCGAGATCCAGGACAAGCTGCCGGTGGCTGTTGTGGAAGAGGCTCCTTACTCCCTCGAAATCGTCAAGCCAACGGTGCCTCTGGTGAACAATGGCATTCTCAACCTGAAGGTCGTCTCCAAGCGCAAAGAAGGCTTCAAGGCTCCCATTCGTGTGCTCATGGTCTGGAAGCCCAATGGCATCAGCACCCTGGGTGAGCAGACCATCCCCGAGGGCCAGAATGAGTGCACATTTGTGCTGGATGCCAATGCCAATACACCTGCCGGCACCTGGAAATTCACCGTCATGGGCGAGGCTGAAGCTGGCAATGGCCGCGTGTACAATGCCTCTCCATTCTGTGAAGTCACCACGGCCCCCGCTTACGTCAATGCTCCAGCGATTCCGTTGACGGCTGTCGAGCAGGGGCAGGAGACCGTCATGGTGGCCAAGCTGGAAACCCTGCAACCCTTCGAAGGCGAAGCGGAAGCCTCCATCGTTGGCGTGCCTGAAACGATCCCGATTGAGTCTGCGAAGGTCAACAAGGACACCAAGGAAGTCACTTTCAAGGTGAAGACTCACGACAAATCACCTGTGGGCAAGCAGGGGAACCTATTTGTGCGTGTGGATGTTCCGGTACCTGGTGGCACCACCACCCACCGCATCGCTTTGGGGTCCACCCTTCGCATTGATGCGCCACGCAAAGTGGTCGCCAAGCCTGCCGCTCCCGTGGTGGCTGAAAACAAGCCCAAGGAAGCTGCCAAGCCGGCAGCCCCCAAGCCGCTCTCCCGGCTGGAGCAGCTTCGTCAGGAAGCCTCCGGCGCGAAATGA
- a CDS encoding VWA domain-containing protein, whose protein sequence is MTFTTFTPLLWLLLLLVAGAAYWRSLVDRPTGLKLASFLLRVLGVVLLALALCQPFIQDETEEAHVVFVMDVSQSVELKAALEALKPIEEGIRQLRPGDSFSLFAMAKGVREQTPTEMRTLLEGWMKGLADDAFRSESRLGDALLSSRLSFPAGKAKRLILFSDGVETDSSLTEALEQLRREEVDVRFVKLSTLEQPEAALVALESTTGFAFQGEMLRLNAKVRANRDMQARVRLLNKGVMVQEKPVTLKAGEETKLPFDQEMTTPGPGVWTAEIVPEKDHFPINNQASMTLNVQGQPRVLVLHEKERDMRAIVRALKEQDFEVDLRGKRGLPDRMEELLAFDCIVIANLPATEMSARQMNLLRSYVADFGGGLVMLGSDNSFGLGGYYKTPVEEVLPLVSRYEKEKEKPSLAMVLVMDKSGSMQGQPIALARQAAKSAAELLSARDQIAVIGFDGQAQVICDMTPASQQSTIMAAIDSLEASGGTFMYPAMEAGREMLDRTTAKVKHMICLTDGQTQEADHIGLTQQMADSGITVSTIALGEGSAGELLQQIAEVGRGRFYESNEAESLPQIFTKETTQASKSATQEGLFPHIQITDHPMLSGYDADGLPVTLGYVMTEAKPAVQVLLAAESGDPLLAVGRFGLGMGLAYTGDLTETWGGEWLAWDGCGRFWAQVLRSVVRKMDRAGLDARSEIMDGRWKVRLDRRDEAEAPLSGLRMEAQALDENGRPFDIKVEETGLGRYEASIPLGTRQHIALRLHDRDHDKLEVRHYHAAYPNEYRLDGKPADSLSTLAGYQPASIIAALPTAFQLRPISSWFAWLALSLLLLGVLLRRI, encoded by the coding sequence ATGACCTTTACCACCTTCACGCCCCTGCTTTGGCTACTCCTGCTCCTGGTAGCAGGTGCCGCCTACTGGCGTTCATTGGTGGACCGTCCGACAGGCTTGAAACTCGCCTCATTCCTCCTACGAGTGCTCGGCGTGGTGCTGCTGGCCCTAGCTCTATGCCAGCCCTTCATTCAGGATGAGACAGAGGAAGCCCATGTCGTATTTGTCATGGATGTCTCGCAGTCTGTGGAACTGAAAGCCGCTTTGGAGGCCTTGAAGCCCATCGAAGAAGGCATCCGCCAATTGCGTCCCGGTGACTCCTTCAGTCTCTTTGCCATGGCCAAAGGAGTGCGTGAGCAAACACCGACGGAGATGCGGACCCTCTTGGAAGGCTGGATGAAAGGATTGGCCGATGATGCTTTCCGCTCTGAATCCCGCCTGGGCGATGCACTCCTAAGTTCCCGACTCTCCTTTCCTGCCGGGAAGGCCAAACGGCTCATTCTTTTTAGTGATGGCGTGGAAACAGATAGCTCTCTGACAGAAGCTCTGGAACAACTGCGGCGAGAAGAGGTGGACGTGCGCTTTGTCAAACTCAGCACCCTGGAGCAACCGGAAGCCGCACTGGTGGCCCTGGAAAGCACCACGGGTTTTGCCTTTCAGGGTGAGATGCTAAGGCTGAATGCCAAGGTGCGTGCCAACCGCGACATGCAGGCCCGGGTGCGGCTGCTGAACAAAGGCGTGATGGTGCAGGAAAAGCCTGTGACCCTCAAAGCTGGGGAAGAAACCAAGCTGCCCTTTGACCAGGAAATGACCACGCCCGGCCCCGGGGTCTGGACGGCGGAAATCGTGCCGGAGAAGGATCACTTCCCTATCAATAATCAGGCCTCCATGACCCTGAATGTGCAGGGTCAACCCCGCGTGCTGGTGCTGCATGAAAAGGAGCGCGACATGCGCGCCATCGTCCGCGCCTTGAAAGAGCAGGATTTTGAAGTGGATCTGCGTGGCAAACGCGGCCTGCCAGATCGCATGGAGGAACTGCTGGCCTTTGACTGCATCGTCATCGCCAATCTGCCTGCCACAGAGATGAGCGCGCGCCAGATGAACCTGCTGCGCAGTTATGTGGCAGACTTTGGCGGCGGACTGGTGATGCTGGGCAGTGACAACAGCTTTGGCCTCGGCGGTTACTACAAGACGCCGGTGGAGGAAGTGCTGCCACTGGTCTCCCGCTACGAAAAGGAAAAGGAGAAGCCATCTCTCGCCATGGTCCTAGTGATGGATAAGAGCGGCTCCATGCAGGGCCAGCCCATCGCCCTCGCCCGGCAGGCGGCCAAGAGCGCCGCCGAGTTGCTTTCGGCGCGGGATCAGATCGCCGTCATCGGTTTTGACGGGCAGGCCCAGGTCATCTGTGACATGACACCAGCCTCTCAGCAGAGCACCATCATGGCCGCCATTGATTCCCTGGAGGCCAGCGGTGGTACCTTCATGTATCCGGCGATGGAGGCCGGGCGCGAGATGCTGGACCGAACCACCGCCAAAGTGAAGCACATGATCTGCCTCACCGATGGCCAGACCCAGGAGGCAGACCACATCGGCCTTACGCAACAGATGGCAGACTCCGGCATCACGGTCTCTACCATCGCTTTGGGAGAGGGCTCCGCAGGGGAACTGCTACAGCAGATCGCCGAAGTGGGGCGCGGACGGTTTTATGAAAGCAATGAGGCTGAGTCCCTGCCACAAATCTTCACCAAGGAAACAACTCAGGCCTCGAAATCCGCCACCCAGGAAGGCTTGTTTCCGCACATTCAGATCACGGATCATCCCATGCTCTCCGGTTACGATGCCGATGGCCTGCCCGTGACACTGGGTTACGTCATGACGGAGGCCAAACCGGCTGTGCAGGTATTGCTGGCCGCTGAAAGTGGAGATCCCCTACTGGCAGTGGGCCGTTTTGGTCTGGGTATGGGTCTCGCCTACACCGGAGATCTCACGGAGACCTGGGGCGGAGAATGGCTGGCCTGGGATGGCTGCGGGCGCTTCTGGGCCCAGGTGCTGCGCAGCGTGGTGCGCAAGATGGACCGAGCCGGCCTCGATGCCCGCAGTGAAATCATGGATGGACGCTGGAAAGTACGGCTGGACCGCCGGGATGAAGCCGAAGCCCCCCTTTCCGGTCTGCGCATGGAAGCCCAGGCACTGGATGAAAACGGTCGCCCGTTTGACATCAAAGTGGAGGAAACCGGCCTCGGCCGATACGAGGCCAGCATCCCTCTTGGCACGCGCCAACACATCGCCCTGCGCCTGCATGACCGGGATCATGACAAGCTGGAAGTGCGCCATTACCACGCCGCCTACCCGAACGAATATCGCCTGGATGGCAAGCCGGCCGATTCCCTGAGCACCCTCGCCGGTTATCAGCCCGCCAGCATCATTGCAGCCCTGCCCACAGCTTTTCAGCTACGTCCCATCAGCTCCTGGTTCGCTTGGCTGGCTCTAAGCCTTCTGCTACTCGGCGTTCTGCTGCGCCGGATTTAA